One window from the genome of Malus domestica chromosome 01, GDT2T_hap1 encodes:
- the LOC114826076 gene encoding uncharacterized protein translates to MDSFFKKRDDGDKLESDIPSAYNDNAPISTEQPHDSHQTSNIIEPQETVVDDAALELERDPGKRIQIHEGHDESMGSKNCGNFIELVKHTTMFNDKVAAVVLENANKNAKYSSPMIQKEVLNILANIVRRKIHEEVRDDIMWVEDTTASTLHREIKKVLAFHELPINKLQGQGYDGASNIRALVATSKEVAVILLFFSALGSIVNVITTSSKCHTQLQVAHTVNIEELVGAGELEKGRGANQIATIYRPGATHWGSHYDSVCDLIHMYDASCTVLENIKNDISAINSLCGEAIGAYNAIRFFEFTFNLHLLQEIMEIIDILCRELQNKSQDILNAMNLVTTTKDVLQKL, encoded by the exons ATGGATTCATTCTTTAAAAAAAGAGATGATGGTGATAAATTAGAGAGTGATATACCCTCTGCATATAATGATAATGCACCAATATCAACTGAGCAGCCTCATGATTCTCACCAGACATCTAATATAATTGAACCTCAAGAAACAGTTGTTGATGATGCTGCTTTGGAATTGGAACGAGACCCGGGGAAACGGATTCAAATACATGA AGGACATGATGAATCAATGGGTTCGAAAAATTGTgggaattttattgaattggTAAAGCATACAACCATGTTTAATGATAAGGTGGCTGCAGTTGTTTTAGAAAATGCAAACAAAAATGCCAAATATTCCTCGCCCATGATCCAAAAGGAGGTTTTGAACATTCTCGCCAACATAGTAcgaagaaaaattcatgaagAAGTTAGGGATG ATATTATGTGGGTTGAAGACACTACTGCATCAACACTTCACAGAGAGATAAAAAAAGTCCTTGCTTTCCATGAGTTGCCTATAAATAAGTTACAAGGTCAAGGCTATGATGGTGCGAGTAATATACGAG CATTAGTTGCAACATCAAAAGAAGTAGCTGTTATCTTGTTATTCTTTTCAGCATTAGGTTCAATTGTAAATGTTATTACTACTTCTTCAAAGTGTCATACTCAGCTGCAAGTTGCACACACAGTGAACATTGAAGAGTTGGTGGGTGCTGGTGAACTTGAGAAAGGAAGAGGAGCTAATCAAATCGCTACTATATATCGACCTGGAGCTACTCATTGGGGTTCTCATTATGATTCAGTGTGTGACTTGATACATATGTACGACGCGTCTTGTACAGTACTTGAGAACATAAAGAATGATATATCTGCTATAAACTCTTTGTGTGGGGAAGCTATTGGTGCTTATAATGCAATCAGATTTTTTGAATTTACTTTCAACTTGCATCTATTGCAAGAGATCATGGAAATCATTGATATCCTTTGTCGCGAACTGCAAAATAAGTCACAAGACATTCTAAATGCTATGAACCTagtcactactacaaaagatgTCCTTCAGAAGTTGTGA